Part of the Vicinamibacteria bacterium genome, AATCTCGGATTCCGATCGAGATAGGCATCGGTGTAGAGGCTCAAATCCTCGGACTCGTCCCGGATGTTTCCCGGTGTGAAATAGAGGCACAGCGCGAGGTCGTAGAAACCGGGCACGAGCTCGGCGTTCGCGATATCGCCGACGAAGACCTCGGCGTTGCGGAGTCCTTCGCGCTCCCATCGGTCACGAGCCACCCGGGCTATCTCGGGCGAGATCTCGAAGCCGTGATAGACGAAGCAGCCCGGAGCGAAGATCGAGCCGTGGTAGCCCGTGCCGCATCCGACGTCGGCGATGGCATATTCGCGTCCGGAAAATCTCTCGGCGAGGATAGAGTCCTGTCGTTCTCGGGCCTCCCGGATAGGAGCCGGACAGTAGGTCGACTCCAGGGTGCGGAGCACGGCCCGGTCT contains:
- a CDS encoding class I SAM-dependent methyltransferase → MAKTTRDSEDRAVLRTLESTYCPAPIREARERQDSILAERFSGREYAIADVGCGTGYHGSIFAPGCFVYHGFEISPEIARVARDRWEREGLRNAEVFVGDIANAELVPGFYDLALCLYFTPGNIRDESEDLSLYTDAYLDRNPRFIAVISRLLEALKKSGKMFLTIYKDVPEAEDAQIDFYEHTGQHVITPKGSRFVATAERFWSVRWTRRSLLSNVAECGVKESAVVFHDLNPIAWLVEITKH